Proteins from a genomic interval of Methanoplanus endosymbiosus:
- a CDS encoding RNA methyltransferase, whose protein sequence is MPEIEIVLLEPIYEGNIGFAARVMKNFGFLNLTLINPPPIGDEAIARSSHARDVLDNARYAESLDEIIENSNMLIATTGGLSRTVSTSMRMPYYSPGEIRDIIGDIKGRVSIIFGRENWGLSNEEVRRCDVICTIPSSYKYPIVNISHAVGIIAYELAGIEKEEFPLATRIEMDSFYDHFDHFLDVIGHPDHKMENTSTMIRRIFGRTKLTTREVSTLHGLLRRAEWHISSDEEDVMF, encoded by the coding sequence ATGCCGGAAATTGAGATTGTTCTTTTAGAGCCGATATATGAGGGAAATATCGGCTTTGCTGCCCGTGTTATGAAAAATTTCGGGTTTTTAAACCTGACCCTCATCAACCCTCCGCCTATTGGTGATGAAGCAATTGCAAGGTCTTCACATGCACGTGATGTACTGGATAATGCAAGGTATGCAGAGAGTCTCGATGAGATAATTGAGAATAGCAATATGCTCATTGCGACAACCGGCGGCCTTTCCAGGACAGTTTCCACTTCGATGAGGATGCCCTATTATTCTCCCGGTGAGATCAGGGATATTATTGGTGACATAAAAGGCCGGGTCTCAATAATCTTCGGCAGGGAGAACTGGGGCCTTTCAAACGAGGAGGTAAGGCGTTGTGATGTTATTTGTACTATCCCAAGTTCTTACAAATACCCGATTGTGAATATCTCACATGCTGTTGGAATTATTGCCTATGAGCTTGCCGGAATTGAGAAGGAGGAGTTTCCCCTTGCGACAAGAATTGAGATGGACTCTTTTTATGACCATTTTGATCATTTTCTGGATGTCATCGGCCATCCGGACCACAAGATGGAGAATACATCCACTATGATTCGAAGGATATTTGGCAGGACAAAGCTTACAACACGGGAAGTATCCACCCTTCATGGGCTTTTGAGGCGTGCTGAATGGCATATCTCCAGTGACGAAGAAGATGTGATGTTTTAA
- a CDS encoding threonine--tRNA ligase, giving the protein MQLLLIHSDNIEYSAQKKTPVAEEEIIPQDSLDEALTVFCAVESIDEDDIEGIVTKAVAEILETSKKLGTKNIMLYPYAHLSSDLSSPKTAVEILKKMEAGCSCEENYTIKRAPFGWYKSFKLSCKGHPLSELSRTITPGDAEEKPEKKQVTHDFFVMTPEGEVKDYKEYADNSPLGMLIKKETGLGKESGKEPLHVSLMRSKELVDYEPLSDVGQHRWMPKGKLVRDLLGDYVLGLVLDYGGMPVETPVMYDLGDKAINEHAGKFGERQYRFKSGNRSMMLRFAACFGMFSIMKDMHISPNTLPMKMYELSTYSFRHEQKGECIGLKRLRAFTMPDMHSLCLDMDQTLECFEEQMMMGWQTGKDLETDFAAIFRCTKDFYKDHEDWIKGLVKKSEVPMLIETLSDRVHYWIAKVDLAAIDGQGRPIENPTVQIDVESSDRFDIKYYTDDGEVHPPIIHCSPTGSIERVICALLEKTGTMDVPMLPVWLSPVQVRIVSVAERHNELAEEICNKLNNAGVRCDFDDREESVGKKIRAAGMDWVPFVAVLGDSEAESGKLTVTIRSESAAGKPFKVELSHEELVGKVKDEIGDRPYRKLYTSKKLSVKPRFI; this is encoded by the coding sequence ATGCAACTTCTCTTAATTCATTCTGATAATATAGAATATTCTGCCCAGAAAAAGACCCCTGTGGCAGAGGAAGAAATAATTCCGCAGGATTCCCTTGACGAGGCTTTAACGGTATTCTGTGCGGTTGAATCCATAGACGAGGATGACATCGAAGGAATAGTAACAAAAGCAGTAGCCGAGATTCTTGAGACGAGCAAAAAACTGGGCACAAAAAATATAATGCTCTACCCGTATGCGCATCTCTCATCAGATCTCTCTTCACCAAAGACAGCAGTAGAGATCTTAAAGAAGATGGAAGCCGGATGTTCATGTGAGGAGAATTATACTATCAAAAGGGCACCTTTTGGCTGGTACAAGTCTTTTAAACTCTCATGCAAGGGCCATCCGCTCTCTGAACTATCAAGAACCATCACTCCCGGAGATGCTGAGGAGAAGCCTGAGAAGAAGCAGGTCACACATGATTTCTTTGTAATGACACCTGAAGGTGAGGTTAAGGATTATAAAGAGTATGCTGACAATTCTCCACTTGGAATGCTCATTAAAAAAGAGACCGGCCTGGGTAAAGAGTCCGGAAAAGAGCCGCTCCATGTCAGTCTCATGCGCTCAAAAGAGCTTGTGGACTATGAACCCCTCTCAGATGTCGGCCAGCACAGGTGGATGCCAAAGGGAAAACTTGTCCGCGATCTTTTAGGGGATTATGTCCTGGGTCTCGTCCTTGACTATGGCGGAATGCCGGTTGAGACCCCTGTTATGTATGACCTTGGCGATAAAGCAATCAATGAGCATGCCGGAAAGTTTGGTGAGAGGCAGTATCGGTTTAAATCCGGAAACAGGAGTATGATGCTTCGTTTTGCTGCATGCTTCGGCATGTTTTCCATTATGAAGGATATGCACATCTCACCAAATACTCTCCCTATGAAGATGTATGAGCTGTCCACATATTCTTTCAGGCATGAGCAGAAGGGAGAATGTATAGGACTTAAGAGGCTTCGCGCCTTTACAATGCCGGATATGCACTCGCTCTGCCTTGACATGGACCAGACTCTTGAGTGCTTTGAAGAGCAGATGATGATGGGCTGGCAGACAGGAAAGGATCTTGAGACAGATTTCGCAGCAATTTTCCGGTGCACAAAGGACTTTTATAAGGATCACGAGGACTGGATTAAGGGCCTCGTTAAGAAATCTGAAGTTCCAATGCTCATTGAGACACTCTCTGACAGAGTGCATTACTGGATTGCAAAGGTTGATCTTGCTGCAATTGACGGACAGGGAAGACCGATTGAGAACCCGACTGTTCAGATCGATGTCGAGAGTTCAGACAGGTTTGACATCAAATATTATACTGATGATGGTGAGGTTCACCCGCCGATTATCCACTGCTCGCCTACGGGCAGTATTGAGCGTGTAATATGTGCACTGCTTGAGAAGACCGGAACAATGGACGTTCCAATGCTTCCTGTATGGCTCTCGCCCGTTCAGGTCAGAATTGTATCTGTTGCAGAGAGGCATAACGAACTTGCAGAAGAGATCTGCAATAAACTGAACAATGCAGGTGTCAGGTGCGACTTTGATGACCGTGAGGAGAGTGTAGGAAAGAAGATCCGTGCTGCCGGAATGGACTGGGTGCCTTTCGTTGCAGTGCTTGGAGATTCTGAAGCTGAATCCGGTAAGCTGACAGTTACTATCAGGAGTGAATCTGCGGCAGGAAAGCCTTTCAAGGTTGAATTGTCCCATGAAGAACTTGTAGGTAAGGTCAAAGACGAAATCGGAGACCGTCCATACAGGAAACTCTACACTTCAAAGAAGCTTTCAGTCAAACCAAGATTCATCTGA
- the gatC gene encoding Asp-tRNA(Asn)/Glu-tRNA(Gln) amidotransferase subunit GatC, which translates to MVSDKEVESIANLADITVDKEKLKQFTTRFNDILEYFDILDRVEMKENEGSDLENIFREDEVEESLTQEEALLNAGETEDGYIKAPKVM; encoded by the coding sequence ATGGTTTCTGATAAAGAAGTTGAAAGTATAGCAAATCTTGCTGATATAACAGTTGATAAGGAAAAACTGAAGCAGTTCACAACACGCTTCAATGACATCCTGGAATATTTCGATATACTCGACCGTGTCGAGATGAAAGAGAACGAAGGCTCTGACCTTGAAAATATATTCAGGGAAGATGAAGTTGAAGAGTCGCTGACCCAGGAAGAGGCGCTCTTAAACGCCGGAGAGACTGAGGACGGTTATATTAAAGCACCAAAGGTGATGTAA
- a CDS encoding phosphoglycerol geranylgeranyltransferase, with amino-acid sequence MIDWKNWRHITKLDPDKILRPGDIEDIATSGTDALMLSGTLNITEENLTLLREQVKEYGVPMVVEPADPSAVLYEGIQGLFVPSVLNTPDITWVVGKHQYWVKKKHNIDWDIVVPEAYIVLNPDSSVAKVTKALCNIPVEEVVAYATVADRYFKFPVVYIEYSGTYGNPDIVKAVSEVMENSVLYYGGGINCGEKAAEMGQFADTIVVGNAVYDEGAKALIETVKAVK; translated from the coding sequence ATGATTGACTGGAAGAATTGGAGACATATCACAAAACTTGATCCTGACAAGATCCTGCGTCCCGGCGATATTGAGGACATCGCAACAAGCGGCACAGATGCACTGATGCTGTCAGGTACACTGAATATTACAGAAGAGAACCTGACATTGCTCAGGGAGCAGGTTAAGGAATACGGTGTCCCGATGGTTGTTGAGCCGGCAGATCCTTCAGCTGTTTTATATGAAGGCATTCAGGGCCTTTTTGTACCAAGTGTCCTGAATACTCCTGACATCACCTGGGTTGTCGGCAAGCACCAGTACTGGGTGAAGAAGAAGCATAATATTGACTGGGATATAGTTGTTCCGGAGGCATATATTGTATTAAATCCGGACTCTTCAGTTGCTAAGGTTACAAAGGCCCTCTGCAATATCCCGGTTGAAGAGGTCGTAGCCTATGCTACTGTTGCTGACCGGTATTTTAAGTTCCCGGTTGTCTATATCGAGTATTCCGGCACATACGGTAATCCTGATATTGTTAAGGCAGTTTCAGAGGTTATGGAAAATTCTGTTCTCTACTACGGCGGCGGTATCAACTGCGGTGAGAAGGCAGCGGAGATGGGTCAGTTTGCTGATACTATTGTTGTTGGAAATGCAGTATATGACGAGGGTGCAAAAGCACTTATCGAGACAGTTAAGGCTGTCAAGTAA
- a CDS encoding DNA topoisomerase I has protein sequence MHLIIAEKNIAAQRIAGFLNSSGNPKTEKDNNVSIYRFDDKVALGLRGHVVEVDFEDGYKNWRSETHTPRTLIDAGIIRVPTEKKIVALIKKLSRKADLVTIATDYDREGELIGKEAYEIVREANKKVPVNRARFSAITMQEISAAFDNPTEIDFDLAAAGEARQEIDLVWGASLTRFISIAAKRGGKNILSVGRVQSPTLAMIVDREKEISEFIPVPYWMLSIISKKDEEQFEARHTHGKFDLKEEAEKALSGTKGPVLVKEKKEGSRTDKAPAPFDTTGYIVAASRLGLSASSAMRVAEDLYMNGFISYPRTDNTVYPDSLDLKGILNELKKSFRRDTEWVIANMRDTPTKGKKTSTDHPPIHPTGAAKPGDLDEKSWKVYELIVRRFLATLSPDARWKTLKYLFDAGGEEYTSTGQRLEYEGYRMVYQYSQARDQALPDLSEGEKLPLADTVLEEKETQPPPRYSQSKLIQQMEELGLGTKSTRHEVIGKLVSRRYVEDNPLKPTQVGMAVTESLEKHATLITKPDMTRTIEGHMEEIKKASRSKDEAVNESRSMLNQIFDDLEKNEEVIGEEIMDRTAEERIVGKCPICGSNLMIRTTKGMAQFVGCTNYPDCSFNLNLPSVQWGKAIRDDVNICDQHNLNYVKLIRAGARPWEIGCPLCNHIRSNIDALEMMDSVNSEVIRKMHENHIYSVFEISKLPVAEIAAKMSFSDKQAFEFKREADGVLEELRKRSEVKKFVRKTIPPKKGRSHSKVSNGLFSLDITDLGRLSCANKDALKTLKLNDEEAEKLIFEAKLIHNKAIFKEMGIPAISINKYFKSGFIDPDNLVRIHPAYLSYKSGINIDTVHKHVNIVCEKKGITPPPGMSRKTFEKGRTELMSLKGFEEEMLDKMYYAGVLNFKTLVEAEADKLSEITKISRKKIMDFKKEAEKNK, from the coding sequence ATGCATCTTATCATCGCAGAAAAAAACATAGCAGCACAAAGAATTGCCGGCTTCTTAAACAGCAGCGGAAACCCAAAAACCGAAAAAGACAATAATGTCAGTATTTACAGATTCGATGATAAAGTTGCTCTTGGTCTTCGCGGCCATGTGGTCGAGGTTGACTTTGAGGATGGGTATAAAAACTGGCGTAGTGAGACCCACACACCAAGAACCCTCATAGATGCCGGAATTATAAGGGTACCCACTGAAAAGAAGATTGTTGCACTGATTAAAAAGCTCTCAAGAAAGGCTGATCTTGTAACAATAGCTACTGATTATGACCGCGAGGGAGAGTTAATCGGTAAAGAGGCATATGAAATAGTCCGGGAAGCCAACAAAAAAGTTCCTGTAAACAGGGCAAGATTTTCGGCCATTACTATGCAGGAGATCTCAGCTGCATTTGACAACCCGACAGAAATTGACTTTGACCTTGCCGCCGCCGGTGAAGCCAGGCAGGAGATCGATCTTGTATGGGGTGCTTCACTGACGCGGTTTATATCAATTGCCGCAAAGAGAGGCGGAAAGAACATCCTCTCTGTCGGAAGGGTGCAGAGTCCCACCCTCGCAATGATAGTTGACCGTGAAAAGGAGATCAGCGAATTTATTCCTGTGCCCTACTGGATGCTCAGTATCATCTCCAAAAAGGATGAGGAGCAGTTTGAGGCGAGGCATACACACGGCAAATTCGATCTTAAGGAAGAGGCTGAAAAGGCACTTTCGGGCACAAAAGGGCCTGTACTTGTTAAAGAGAAGAAGGAAGGGTCACGAACTGATAAAGCTCCGGCACCTTTTGATACTACAGGCTACATTGTTGCAGCCTCAAGGCTTGGGCTTAGTGCATCAAGTGCAATGAGAGTGGCAGAAGATCTCTATATGAATGGATTCATCTCCTATCCGAGAACTGACAATACTGTATATCCGGACTCACTGGATTTAAAAGGAATTTTAAACGAGCTTAAAAAGTCATTCAGGCGGGATACAGAGTGGGTCATTGCCAATATGAGAGATACTCCCACAAAGGGTAAGAAGACAAGCACTGACCACCCGCCGATTCATCCGACAGGAGCAGCAAAACCCGGCGATCTTGACGAAAAATCATGGAAGGTCTATGAACTGATTGTCAGAAGGTTTCTGGCAACCCTGTCTCCGGATGCACGATGGAAGACCCTAAAATATCTCTTTGATGCCGGAGGCGAGGAGTACACGTCAACCGGACAGAGACTTGAATATGAGGGCTACAGGATGGTGTACCAGTACAGCCAGGCCAGAGATCAGGCGCTGCCCGATCTATCCGAAGGTGAAAAACTCCCTCTGGCTGACACAGTACTTGAGGAGAAGGAGACACAGCCACCGCCCAGATATTCACAGAGTAAGCTTATCCAGCAGATGGAAGAACTTGGACTCGGCACTAAGTCCACAAGGCATGAAGTCATAGGAAAACTGGTCTCAAGGCGTTATGTTGAGGACAACCCCTTAAAGCCGACTCAGGTAGGTATGGCAGTTACAGAGTCTCTTGAGAAGCATGCTACCCTCATTACAAAGCCTGACATGACAAGGACTATTGAAGGCCATATGGAGGAGATCAAGAAAGCAAGCCGATCAAAGGATGAGGCTGTGAATGAGTCCAGAAGCATGCTCAACCAGATCTTTGATGACCTTGAAAAGAATGAGGAGGTTATCGGTGAGGAGATCATGGACCGTACTGCCGAGGAGAGGATTGTCGGCAAATGCCCGATCTGCGGTTCAAATCTTATGATCAGAACCACAAAGGGAATGGCGCAGTTTGTCGGCTGCACCAATTATCCGGACTGCTCATTCAATCTCAATCTTCCGTCTGTGCAGTGGGGCAAGGCAATACGTGACGATGTCAATATATGTGATCAGCATAATCTGAACTACGTAAAGCTCATCCGTGCCGGCGCAAGGCCGTGGGAAATTGGATGCCCGCTCTGCAACCACATACGATCAAATATTGATGCTCTTGAGATGATGGATTCGGTCAATTCTGAAGTTATCAGAAAGATGCACGAAAACCACATCTACTCAGTCTTTGAGATCTCAAAACTGCCTGTAGCAGAGATTGCAGCCAAAATGAGTTTTTCAGATAAACAGGCTTTTGAATTTAAAAGAGAAGCTGACGGTGTCCTGGAAGAGCTGAGGAAGAGGTCTGAAGTTAAGAAATTCGTCAGAAAGACCATCCCGCCAAAGAAAGGCAGAAGCCACTCCAAAGTATCAAACGGGCTGTTTTCCCTGGATATAACTGATCTCGGAAGGCTCAGCTGTGCAAATAAGGATGCCTTAAAGACCTTAAAGTTAAACGATGAGGAAGCTGAAAAATTAATCTTTGAGGCAAAACTTATCCATAATAAGGCAATCTTTAAGGAGATGGGAATTCCGGCAATAAGCATAAACAAGTATTTCAAATCCGGATTTATAGATCCTGATAATTTAGTCAGGATTCATCCGGCATATCTCAGCTATAAATCCGGAATTAATATTGATACTGTCCATAAACATGTAAATATCGTCTGCGAGAAGAAGGGCATAACCCCACCGCCCGGAATGTCACGTAAGACATTTGAGAAGGGCAGAACTGAGCTTATGTCACTGAAGGGCTTTGAAGAGGAGATGCTTGATAAGATGTACTATGCAGGAGTGCTGAACTTTAAGACTCTTGTTGAGGCTGAGGCCGACAAACTTTCAGAGATTACCAAAATTTCCAGAAAGAAGATTATGGACTTTAAAAAAGAGGCAGAGAAGAACAAGTGA
- a CDS encoding DUF4013 domain-containing protein, whose translation MSKDIVGEALSYTKDGFVGEWMKWLLLIICTLIQGITFNIVPLATGYMYRIYSGAKPAPEINQWGKLFVDGWKINIVMILYAIPAIIIALIFGVLAFVPEFFAPVTTGQAPNMVALAGVFVGLGITMVVILVLFLFAYMGVVRLGKTDKIGEAFNFHAINETVSNGVGWLGYIGYYILLWLIAVIFVVIMMILAIIPLVGWFLMFVIAPLWAVFTARYMVNIYEAGE comes from the coding sequence ATGAGTAAAGATATAGTTGGCGAAGCACTTTCATACACGAAAGATGGCTTTGTCGGAGAATGGATGAAGTGGTTACTGCTTATTATATGCACACTTATCCAGGGAATTACATTTAATATTGTTCCCCTTGCTACCGGATACATGTACAGAATATATTCCGGAGCAAAACCTGCACCTGAGATCAATCAGTGGGGCAAACTCTTTGTTGACGGATGGAAGATTAACATTGTTATGATTCTGTACGCAATTCCGGCAATCATTATTGCTTTAATCTTTGGAGTTCTTGCATTTGTACCTGAGTTTTTCGCTCCTGTTACAACCGGACAGGCTCCGAATATGGTGGCTCTTGCCGGTGTTTTTGTCGGACTCGGCATAACAATGGTTGTAATCCTCGTATTATTCCTCTTTGCATACATGGGTGTTGTAAGGCTTGGAAAAACTGATAAAATTGGTGAGGCATTCAACTTCCATGCAATAAATGAGACTGTCTCAAATGGTGTTGGATGGCTCGGATATATTGGATATTACATCCTCCTCTGGCTGATTGCAGTAATTTTTGTTGTCATTATGATGATTCTTGCAATTATCCCCCTTGTAGGATGGTTCCTTATGTTTGTCATTGCACCGCTGTGGGCAGTATTTACCGCACGCTATATGGTAAATATCTACGAAGCCGGTGAATAA
- the gatB gene encoding Asp-tRNA(Asn)/Glu-tRNA(Gln) amidotransferase subunit GatB: MSEAEPVRSPELKKDPKDLKVIIGLEIHCQLKTKTKLFCGCSTDYRDDEPNTHVCPICLGLPGALPKLNKQAVIYALKVAKALNLEIPEYSEFSRKNYFYPDLPKGYQVSQYDKPVAERGIVTVEDDEGHEKPIRITRIHLEEDPGRLVHKTGRDRAGYTLVDYNRSSIPLIEIVTEPDLSSPKEARRFLNKLRSTLEYLDVFDGEREGSIRVDANISLEGHSRVECKNISSYKGVEKALNFEITRQRNMVRRGQEIVMETRHFMESRGITQGSRSKEEECDYRYFPEPDLRPLRVSSWVKDIELPELPDARRQRFIEQYNLSPNHSRTLIGDIKVADFYETVVKPGCDSVLAATWVADTLLGELYYREMKIDSVPVDNFVDLIALLKQNEITDRVGVDVLRIMLDEVKEGKEAEMPSDIVQRLSLGKAGDGEFDDIIAKIVEANPQAVADYHEGKQNALNFLVGQVMKETRGRADPKILNKIMAEKIAPKE; this comes from the coding sequence ATGTCTGAAGCAGAACCAGTCAGATCTCCGGAACTGAAAAAAGATCCAAAAGACCTTAAAGTAATTATAGGTCTTGAGATTCACTGCCAGTTAAAGACAAAGACAAAACTCTTCTGCGGGTGCTCAACTGACTACCGCGATGACGAGCCAAACACCCACGTATGCCCGATATGCCTGGGACTCCCCGGAGCACTCCCAAAGCTCAACAAACAGGCCGTAATATATGCACTTAAAGTCGCAAAGGCACTCAACCTTGAGATTCCGGAATATTCTGAGTTTTCAAGGAAGAACTACTTCTATCCTGACCTTCCAAAAGGTTATCAGGTAAGCCAGTACGACAAACCGGTTGCGGAAAGAGGCATTGTTACAGTTGAGGATGACGAAGGGCATGAAAAACCGATAAGAATTACAAGAATTCATCTGGAAGAAGATCCCGGAAGGCTTGTTCACAAGACAGGAAGAGACAGGGCAGGTTATACCCTTGTTGATTACAACAGGAGTTCAATTCCTCTGATTGAAATTGTTACCGAGCCGGACCTTTCATCACCAAAGGAGGCACGCCGTTTCCTGAATAAGCTTAGATCGACCCTTGAATATCTTGATGTCTTTGACGGGGAGCGTGAAGGTTCAATCAGGGTCGATGCAAACATCTCACTTGAAGGGCACAGCCGTGTGGAATGCAAGAACATTTCATCATACAAAGGTGTGGAAAAAGCCCTCAACTTTGAGATCACAAGACAGAGAAATATGGTTCGGAGGGGCCAGGAGATCGTGATGGAGACCCGTCACTTCATGGAATCAAGGGGTATCACCCAGGGTTCAAGAAGTAAGGAGGAGGAGTGTGATTACCGTTACTTCCCTGAACCTGATCTAAGACCACTGAGAGTCAGTTCATGGGTTAAAGATATAGAACTGCCCGAACTGCCCGATGCACGCCGCCAGAGGTTCATTGAACAGTATAATCTGTCACCAAACCACTCCAGGACCCTTATAGGGGACATAAAGGTTGCAGACTTTTATGAAACTGTTGTAAAACCCGGATGTGACTCTGTACTTGCAGCCACATGGGTTGCAGACACACTTCTCGGCGAACTGTACTACAGAGAGATGAAGATAGACTCAGTTCCGGTTGACAATTTTGTTGATCTTATAGCTCTTTTAAAGCAGAATGAGATCACTGACAGGGTCGGCGTTGACGTTCTCCGTATAATGCTGGACGAGGTGAAGGAAGGAAAGGAGGCAGAGATGCCATCCGATATTGTGCAGAGGCTTTCACTTGGAAAAGCCGGAGATGGAGAATTTGATGACATTATCGCTAAGATAGTTGAGGCAAATCCACAGGCTGTAGCTGACTATCATGAAGGTAAGCAGAATGCCCTGAATTTCCTTGTCGGACAGGTGATGAAGGAGACCAGAGGGCGTGCAGACCCAAAAATTCTCAATAAAATAATGGCAGAAAAGATTGCCCCAAAGGAGTGA
- the gatA gene encoding Asp-tRNA(Asn)/Glu-tRNA(Gln) amidotransferase subunit GatA, whose amino-acid sequence MQSLSFTEEDRYNAFITRVDEAEYKEGILSGIPIAVKDNICTKGIETTAGSAILKGFICPYDAHVVTQLKNAGAAIVGKTNMDEFGMGTTTESSAFGPTLNPIDPERVPGGSSGGSAAAVASGMVPMALGTDTGGSIRCPASYCGIVGLKPSFGRVSRYGLIAYSNSLEQIGPMAENVTDVSKLMGVIAGYDRRDSTAYDHPYNHTPTADIKGKKIGIPKEYFGEGVNEKVAGTVMDAIAVLESLGAETVECTIPSMEYALAAYYVTCTSEASSNLSRFDGVRFGPQVGKKREWHAEYRDLRGEKFGEEVQRRIMLGTFALSAGYYGKYYAKACTARDNIRNDFLRVLKDVDIIAGPTMPNVAPKIGELENPLEMYLSDILTVPANLAGVPAISVPCGKVGGMPVGLQLISRHFDEEGVVDAAYAFEQEVA is encoded by the coding sequence ATGCAGAGTTTATCATTTACAGAAGAGGACAGGTATAACGCATTTATCACAAGAGTTGATGAAGCGGAATACAAAGAGGGCATCTTATCCGGAATCCCAATTGCAGTAAAGGATAATATCTGCACAAAGGGAATTGAGACGACTGCCGGGTCAGCAATACTGAAGGGCTTCATATGTCCGTATGATGCCCATGTAGTAACCCAGCTGAAAAATGCCGGCGCTGCAATTGTCGGAAAGACAAATATGGACGAATTCGGTATGGGCACGACAACTGAAAGTTCAGCATTCGGCCCTACATTAAATCCAATTGATCCCGAACGTGTCCCCGGCGGATCTTCAGGCGGTAGCGCTGCGGCAGTCGCATCCGGAATGGTGCCCATGGCTCTTGGAACGGATACCGGAGGTTCAATCAGATGCCCGGCATCATATTGTGGAATTGTCGGACTTAAACCATCATTTGGCCGCGTATCAAGATACGGCCTGATAGCATACTCAAATTCACTTGAGCAGATCGGCCCTATGGCAGAGAATGTCACTGATGTCTCAAAGCTCATGGGAGTCATTGCCGGATATGACAGACGGGATTCAACTGCATATGATCATCCATACAATCACACCCCGACAGCCGATATTAAAGGCAAAAAAATAGGAATCCCAAAGGAATATTTCGGAGAGGGTGTCAACGAAAAGGTTGCAGGGACTGTCATGGATGCAATAGCAGTTCTTGAATCACTCGGCGCTGAGACTGTGGAATGTACAATCCCCTCAATGGAATATGCACTTGCAGCCTACTATGTTACATGCACAAGTGAGGCATCATCCAACCTGTCAAGGTTTGACGGCGTGAGGTTTGGCCCGCAGGTCGGGAAAAAGAGAGAGTGGCATGCTGAATACAGGGATTTACGCGGCGAAAAGTTCGGTGAGGAAGTCCAGAGAAGAATCATGCTCGGTACATTTGCACTCTCAGCCGGATATTACGGCAAATACTATGCAAAGGCATGCACTGCACGGGATAATATCAGAAATGACTTCCTCAGGGTCTTAAAGGATGTTGATATCATCGCAGGGCCGACAATGCCGAATGTAGCACCAAAAATTGGAGAGCTGGAAAATCCACTTGAGATGTACTTAAGTGATATACTTACAGTGCCTGCAAACCTTGCCGGAGTGCCTGCAATATCAGTGCCATGCGGAAAGGTCGGCGGAATGCCTGTCGGACTTCAGCTGATAAGCAGACATTTCGATGAAGAGGGTGTGGTTGATGCTGCATATGCCTTTGAACAGGAGGTGGCATAA
- the dcd gene encoding dCTP deaminase: MILVDWQLQDRVRRGFIKLEPFDPKFIQPNSIDIRLGNHFVWYDKSDEIIDPYDGETVKSHVNEKNADYVDIGPGMFLLAETFETVTLPDDIVATIEGKSSIARLGITLHQTGGWIDAGFSGTITLEICNVNQRPVRLYAGMPIGQLVFYTTEKAEKPYGAKGDAKYLHQKNATLSKYFENKKE, from the coding sequence ATGATACTTGTTGACTGGCAGCTTCAGGACAGGGTCAGAAGAGGTTTTATCAAATTAGAACCCTTTGATCCAAAATTCATACAGCCAAATTCCATTGACATCCGGCTTGGAAACCACTTTGTCTGGTATGATAAGAGCGATGAGATTATTGACCCATATGACGGTGAAACAGTAAAATCTCACGTAAATGAAAAGAATGCAGACTATGTTGACATAGGTCCCGGCATGTTTTTACTTGCGGAGACCTTTGAAACAGTGACACTTCCGGATGATATTGTTGCCACAATCGAAGGTAAGAGCAGCATTGCAAGGCTTGGGATAACACTGCACCAGACCGGAGGATGGATCGATGCCGGGTTTTCGGGCACAATTACCCTTGAAATCTGCAATGTCAACCAGAGGCCGGTCAGGCTTTATGCCGGAATGCCAATAGGGCAGCTTGTATTCTACACAACTGAAAAAGCTGAAAAGCCCTACGGTGCAAAGGGGGATGCAAAATATCTCCACCAGAAGAATGCGACCCTCTCAAAATACTTTGAGAATAAGAAGGAGTAA